The DNA window GCACCACAGCCGGCTCGCCGCCGAGCACATCCTCGCCGCCCGGCGTGAACGTGGCCGCTATCTGGTCGTTCAGCAGATCGAGCACCGCGTACGCGTCGGGAAGCGCGCGGCGCGTGGCCTGGTCGCGCAGGTTCTCCACGATCTCCGAGGCCGCCGCTCCCCCGATATCGGCCAGGATGAGCGTCTCCTCCAGGCCGTCCCAGAAGTCCTCGTCCAAGTCCGGCCCGCGGTCAAGCAGGACGTTCATCTGCTCCTTGAACTTGTCGCGCGAGCGGGACAGCCCCTCGCTGATCCTATCGAAAAATCCCATGCGGGCTCCTTTCTCAACAACCTGGAACAGTGTAGCGCAACGAAAGACCCGCGTCAGCGGCAGGGCGAGCCGAAACCGCAGCGTTCCCGCAAGTTCGAGAATGTCCCAAATGGGGACTGTCCCCGTTTGGGACATCGGCGTCAGCGGCGCGGGTCGGCCTCCTGCTCGGCGCGGATCTTGCGTAAGGTGCGCGTGTACCCGACGAAAGGCAGGAACGAGAACACGAAGCCGGCGGCGAAGGCGATGCACGCCACGAGGCACGCCCACGATAAGAGCCCGTCGCCCCGAGCCGAGAACCGCGCCTCGAGCGCGAGGAGCGCCGCCGCGGCCAGCGCGCAGAGAAGCGCGGTCCACCCGAGGCCCTTGCGGCTCGCGGCGAGCGTCTCCGTCTGCGCGTCCTCGTCGGTGTACAACGGGACGGTACCAGCCTCCGCGCGCACGATCTGCCAGCCGGGGCCCACGGCCACGCTCCGCCAGCCCCCGAGGCGGAAGATCTCCTCGGCCTCGGGCGAGAAGT is part of the Arabiibacter massiliensis genome and encodes:
- a CDS encoding DUF2812 domain-containing protein, whose amino-acid sequence is MAKTTYRMCGGLVLMPGHDMAMLKRMSAKGWHVTGINRALLYRFEQGEPHDYDYAVDYQRDFSPEAEEIFRLGGWRSVAVGPGWQIVRAEAGTVPLYTDEDAQTETLAASRKGLGWTALLCALAAAALLALEARFSARGDGLLSWACLVACIAFAAGFVFSFLPFVGYTRTLRKIRAEQEADPRR